The following proteins are encoded in a genomic region of Gimesia algae:
- a CDS encoding prepilin peptidase, whose amino-acid sequence MGSVIGSFLNVVIYRMPLGLNISKPKSRCPVCETPIQTRDNLPILGWLLLRGKCRTCQTPISVRYPIVEALTGLFFLLLYIVLVHSGGQFLPYRPPNRFGGSYQILEGRTWDLIALDVYYSYLFIVLLASAYIQYDGQSIPRRLLIWCFIIGLGAGAFIPELHPVPALISTQSEVSSTAVLLNELYYYGTLHIGVEIETIKTLVWGLLYGVIVGVLFCWPVLFKPQSASPFPPRTSWLLILVGVYLGWQQVVALGFLAAFSLLCFELSSRGNRQFLLRLPASAFIVSILMLQLLFGKYLTILPLHMSNLSYLLVTGFQIVAIPVLTGMSQSIYLKRIPQTKTQDQISIDESRSITF is encoded by the coding sequence ATGGGTTCTGTGATTGGCAGTTTTTTAAATGTAGTCATTTATCGGATGCCGTTGGGATTGAATATTTCCAAACCCAAGTCACGCTGTCCGGTCTGCGAGACGCCGATCCAGACAAGAGATAATCTTCCGATTCTGGGCTGGCTTCTGTTGCGAGGTAAATGTCGAACATGTCAGACGCCGATTTCGGTACGGTATCCGATCGTTGAGGCGCTGACCGGTTTGTTCTTTCTCCTCTTATATATAGTGCTAGTCCATTCCGGAGGACAGTTTCTACCATACCGGCCTCCCAACCGTTTTGGGGGCAGCTATCAGATCCTGGAAGGTCGGACCTGGGATCTGATTGCCCTGGATGTCTATTACAGTTATCTGTTTATTGTTCTGCTGGCATCAGCCTACATCCAATATGATGGTCAGAGCATTCCCCGCCGACTGTTGATCTGGTGCTTTATCATCGGTCTCGGGGCCGGCGCATTCATTCCCGAATTACATCCGGTTCCTGCTTTAATTTCTACTCAGTCTGAAGTATCAAGTACGGCAGTACTGCTTAACGAACTTTACTATTACGGGACGCTACATATAGGGGTCGAAATTGAGACCATCAAGACGCTGGTCTGGGGTCTGTTATATGGGGTCATTGTAGGGGTCCTGTTCTGTTGGCCGGTTTTATTCAAGCCACAATCGGCGAGTCCGTTTCCGCCCCGAACTTCCTGGCTGTTGATTCTGGTGGGAGTTTATCTGGGCTGGCAGCAGGTGGTGGCTCTGGGTTTTCTGGCCGCATTCAGTCTGCTCTGTTTTGAGTTATCATCACGTGGAAACAGGCAGTTTCTATTGCGATTACCGGCTTCAGCTTTTATCGTATCTATACTGATGTTACAGTTATTATTTGGTAAGTATCTGACAATTCTTCCCTTGCATATGAGTAACCTGAGCTATCTGCTGGTAACAGGTTTCCAGATAGTAGCAATCCCTGTACTGACAGGTATGTCACAGTCGATCTATCTTAAACGGATCCCTCAAACAAAAACACAGGACCAGATTTCAATTGATGAATCCAGATCCATCACATTCTGA
- a CDS encoding DUF1501 domain-containing protein yields MSLNNLGLQDLTRRHFFENCAVGAGAIGLATLMQSEQQAQAATSTLGKTHHPPKAKNVIYMFMAGGPSQLEMFDYKPKLQELEGQVIPESYVEGKQFAFLKKDAKLLGTRRKFKKYGESGTELSDVVPHLASIADDITVLKSMKTDVFNHGPAKLFMNTGTQQFGRPSMGAWVTYGIGSESQNLPGFVVLQSGPRGPRGGAPLWGSGFLPTTYQGVPFLNGADPILNLSNPSGIDAKRQSEFIETVNQLNALRLEKTRDPEISTRISAYEMAYRMQSSAPELMDLAGETKDTLDLYGVDPATPSYARNCLLARRLIEKGCRFVQLYHTDWDHHGNKGTDLEESLDARCLETDRASSALVKDLKQRGLLEDTLVIWGGEFGRTPQGEPRDLIGRDHHIDAFTMWVAGGGSKSGVTIGETDELGYYTVNDTIHVRDFHATVLHLLGIDHHELSYFYQGLDFRLTGVEEAHLVKKMLA; encoded by the coding sequence ATGAGTTTAAACAATTTGGGTTTGCAAGATCTGACACGACGCCATTTTTTTGAAAACTGCGCCGTTGGAGCAGGAGCTATCGGCCTGGCGACTTTGATGCAGTCGGAACAACAGGCGCAGGCTGCGACTTCCACACTCGGGAAAACGCATCACCCTCCCAAAGCCAAAAATGTCATTTACATGTTCATGGCGGGAGGACCCAGTCAGCTGGAAATGTTCGACTATAAGCCTAAGTTGCAGGAACTGGAAGGCCAGGTGATTCCGGAGTCTTATGTCGAAGGTAAGCAGTTCGCATTTCTGAAAAAAGACGCGAAGTTACTGGGCACCCGACGCAAATTCAAAAAATATGGCGAATCAGGTACGGAACTCTCTGATGTGGTGCCGCATCTGGCGAGTATTGCGGATGACATCACCGTTCTGAAAAGTATGAAAACGGATGTGTTCAATCATGGTCCCGCTAAACTGTTTATGAATACCGGTACACAACAGTTTGGACGTCCCAGTATGGGGGCCTGGGTGACGTATGGGATCGGCAGCGAATCTCAGAACCTGCCTGGCTTTGTCGTACTGCAGTCTGGTCCCCGCGGTCCGCGCGGTGGTGCTCCGTTGTGGGGCAGTGGATTTCTACCGACAACCTACCAGGGGGTGCCATTTTTAAATGGTGCCGACCCGATCCTCAATTTATCAAACCCGTCAGGAATTGATGCGAAACGGCAGTCAGAATTTATTGAAACGGTCAATCAGTTGAATGCGTTGCGTCTGGAGAAAACCAGAGATCCCGAGATATCGACACGCATCTCCGCATACGAAATGGCATATCGGATGCAGTCCAGTGCTCCAGAGTTAATGGATCTTGCTGGTGAGACAAAGGATACACTGGACTTATATGGTGTCGATCCTGCGACTCCCTCTTATGCCCGTAACTGTTTGCTGGCGCGGAGATTGATCGAAAAAGGGTGCCGCTTTGTTCAACTCTATCATACGGATTGGGACCATCATGGGAATAAAGGCACTGACCTGGAAGAGTCCCTGGATGCCCGTTGTCTGGAAACGGATCGTGCGTCATCTGCATTGGTGAAAGATCTGAAACAGCGCGGTCTATTAGAGGATACTCTGGTAATCTGGGGAGGTGAATTCGGTCGGACTCCTCAGGGAGAACCACGGGATCTCATCGGACGCGATCACCATATTGATGCCTTCACAATGTGGGTTGCGGGAGGTGGCTCCAAATCTGGTGTCACAATAGGAGAAACTGATGAATTGGGATACTATACGGTAAATGACACGATTCATGTCCGCGATTTTCATGCGACAGTTTTACATCTGCTGGGAATCGATCATCATGAGCTTTCCTATTTTTACCAGGGTCTCGATTTCCGCTTAACGGGGGTTGAAGAAGCGCATCTTGTGAAGAAAATGCTGGCCTGA
- a CDS encoding PSD1 and planctomycete cytochrome C domain-containing protein yields MRNLLRHVTAAVLITSVMVQSGLAEDKADSKVAIDFVTQIRPLLKQYCYDCHSQDAEESGLRLDYGANLLKGGDRGPAVVPGKKAESPLFQSLSGQGKIPQMPHDLPALKPQEINLIGTWIEQGAHIPESESVLKQAQVSSEHWAFQPIQRSTVPVVPQQDWIRNPIDAFILKQLTQNKLTPSAEADRNTLIRRLSLDLTGLPPTVEQVQEFLADSESGAYERLVDRLLASPHYGERWARHWLDVARYADSNGFTIDGPRSIWKYRDWVINAINDNMPFNQFVTEQLAGDLLPQPTTAQLIATGFHRNTLINQEGGTNPEQFRVEAVVDRVNTTGAAFLGLTVGCAQCHKHKYDPLTQRDFYQLYAIFNSTADVNSAPPTLALPTKVQKTRQAELKQQIAVNTKQLTEREKTLAPEFESWQTTVQQNLKDSEKQWTVLKPQGMVSENGASLTTLDDQSLLVGGKIPDNDVYQVEAENIPPGMKGLRLEVLTHESLPKMGPGWAGNGNFVLDEVIVEVAKKTENRWTDFEPVKLVQATADHSQNKFPASYLIDGDLKTGWAINVSKGNMNVNRRVLFSLKTPLQYSDPMKLRVTLSQTRNAKYNVGRFRLSATLVDPGVFNVDPAVLAILKLPEEKRDAKQKATITQAFHQSDPQWAGLNQRLTKLKAEQTKLNKGIVTTMVMKELPKPRETFILLRGNFLAPGAPVSPDVPAVLPPFPEEVKTPTRLDFASWLTSPEQPLTARVTVNRYWQRFFGRGIVETENDFGTQGTSPTHPRLLDWLASEFMRLNWDVKQLHRLIVTSATYRQTSDFRLENQEQDPRNLLLSRQNRYRIEAESIRDLFLASSGLLTRTIGGPSVYPPQPEGIYVLTQNKKNWPEEQGTNRFRRGMYTYFWRSSPYPMLPTFDAPNSNTTCTRRVRSNTPLQALTLANDESLFELIQGLALRILQEGPDYDEGRLRQAFQICLSRSPADHELEVLTQYLHEQRTWFKKSPHQAKQVAASDLPEEIEVSEAASWTAVARVLMNLDEFITRE; encoded by the coding sequence ATGCGGAATTTGTTAAGACATGTGACAGCCGCTGTTTTGATCACCTCAGTCATGGTGCAATCCGGTTTGGCAGAGGACAAGGCGGACAGTAAGGTCGCCATTGATTTCGTAACACAGATTCGCCCTCTCTTAAAGCAGTATTGTTACGACTGTCATTCCCAGGATGCTGAAGAATCGGGGTTGCGCCTGGATTATGGGGCTAACCTTCTCAAAGGGGGAGACCGCGGGCCAGCCGTCGTTCCGGGGAAAAAGGCCGAAAGCCCGCTGTTTCAAAGCCTCTCGGGACAAGGCAAAATCCCCCAAATGCCGCACGACCTGCCTGCCTTGAAACCACAGGAGATCAATCTGATCGGAACGTGGATTGAGCAGGGGGCCCACATACCAGAATCCGAGTCCGTGTTGAAGCAGGCACAAGTCTCATCGGAGCACTGGGCCTTTCAACCCATACAGCGTTCCACCGTTCCTGTTGTCCCGCAGCAGGACTGGATTAGAAATCCGATTGATGCCTTTATCCTCAAGCAGCTGACACAAAACAAACTGACTCCTTCAGCGGAAGCTGACCGGAATACACTGATTCGCAGGTTAAGCCTTGATTTAACAGGCCTGCCTCCTACCGTTGAACAGGTACAGGAGTTTTTGGCTGATTCCGAATCGGGGGCCTATGAACGGCTCGTCGATCGACTGCTGGCGTCTCCTCATTATGGAGAACGCTGGGCCAGGCACTGGCTGGATGTGGCCCGTTATGCAGACTCAAATGGTTTTACGATTGATGGCCCGCGTTCGATCTGGAAATATCGAGACTGGGTGATCAATGCCATCAACGACAATATGCCCTTCAATCAGTTTGTCACAGAACAGTTAGCCGGGGATTTGCTACCGCAGCCTACCACCGCGCAATTGATCGCGACCGGCTTTCATCGAAACACACTGATCAACCAGGAAGGGGGAACGAACCCCGAGCAGTTTCGCGTGGAAGCCGTAGTGGACCGGGTGAATACAACCGGAGCCGCCTTTCTGGGGCTGACCGTTGGATGTGCGCAATGCCACAAGCATAAATACGATCCCCTGACACAACGGGATTTCTATCAGCTGTATGCGATCTTTAACAGTACGGCTGATGTGAACAGCGCCCCACCGACTCTCGCGTTACCCACAAAAGTGCAGAAAACAAGGCAAGCCGAACTCAAGCAGCAGATTGCTGTAAATACGAAACAATTGACAGAGCGGGAAAAGACGCTTGCTCCGGAATTCGAATCGTGGCAAACGACGGTTCAACAGAATTTGAAAGATTCAGAAAAACAGTGGACTGTGCTCAAACCCCAGGGCATGGTTTCCGAAAACGGAGCGTCCCTGACCACGCTGGACGACCAGTCATTATTAGTCGGTGGAAAAATCCCTGACAACGATGTCTACCAGGTCGAAGCGGAAAATATCCCACCGGGGATGAAAGGACTGAGGCTCGAAGTCCTCACCCATGAAAGTCTGCCCAAAATGGGGCCTGGCTGGGCTGGCAACGGTAACTTTGTGCTGGACGAAGTGATCGTCGAAGTGGCAAAAAAAACAGAAAATCGCTGGACGGATTTTGAACCAGTGAAACTGGTTCAAGCCACGGCAGATCATTCACAGAATAAATTTCCGGCGTCTTATCTTATAGATGGTGATCTGAAAACTGGCTGGGCCATTAATGTGTCTAAGGGGAATATGAATGTGAATCGCAGGGTCTTGTTTTCATTGAAAACGCCTTTACAGTACTCCGACCCGATGAAATTGCGGGTGACCTTATCACAGACGCGCAATGCGAAATACAATGTGGGACGGTTTAGGTTGTCTGCGACCCTGGTCGATCCGGGAGTGTTCAATGTCGACCCTGCCGTGCTTGCCATTTTAAAGTTACCAGAAGAAAAACGGGATGCAAAACAGAAGGCAACGATCACACAGGCGTTTCATCAGTCAGATCCTCAGTGGGCTGGACTAAATCAGAGGCTGACGAAACTGAAAGCAGAGCAGACGAAACTCAATAAAGGCATTGTCACAACAATGGTCATGAAGGAGTTGCCGAAGCCGCGCGAAACGTTCATCCTGTTGCGAGGGAATTTTCTGGCACCCGGGGCACCTGTCAGCCCGGATGTCCCCGCGGTATTACCTCCATTTCCTGAAGAAGTGAAAACTCCGACACGCTTGGATTTCGCCAGTTGGCTCACCAGTCCGGAACAGCCTCTCACGGCACGGGTGACCGTTAACCGCTACTGGCAACGCTTTTTCGGCAGGGGCATTGTGGAGACCGAAAATGATTTTGGCACCCAAGGTACATCACCGACTCATCCCCGACTGCTAGACTGGCTGGCGTCGGAATTCATGCGCCTGAACTGGGATGTAAAACAGCTTCATAGGCTGATTGTTACTTCCGCTACTTATAGACAGACCTCCGACTTCAGGCTGGAAAATCAGGAGCAGGATCCCCGCAATCTATTGCTCTCACGTCAGAACCGCTATCGCATTGAAGCCGAGTCTATTCGCGATCTGTTTCTGGCCAGTAGTGGACTACTGACGCGAACCATTGGTGGTCCGAGTGTTTATCCTCCTCAACCAGAGGGCATCTATGTTCTGACACAGAACAAGAAAAACTGGCCTGAAGAGCAGGGCACTAATCGCTTTCGCCGAGGCATGTATACGTATTTCTGGCGTTCAAGCCCTTATCCGATGCTGCCGACCTTTGATGCTCCCAACAGTAATACAACGTGTACCCGCCGCGTTCGGTCAAATACACCATTACAGGCTTTAACACTCGCGAATGACGAGTCCCTGTTTGAGCTCATTCAGGGTTTAGCACTGCGGATTCTGCAGGAAGGCCCTGATTATGATGAGGGACGATTGAGACAGGCATTTCAAATCTGTCTGTCCCGGTCACCCGCAGACCACGAACTGGAAGTTTTGACACAATACCTGCATGAACAGAGAACATGGTTCAAAAAGTCACCACACCAGGCGAAGCAGGTTGCTGCCAGCGATTTGCCCGAAGAGATCGAAGTATCAGAAGCTGCCAGTTGGACGGCTGTCGCACGCGTGTTAATGAACCTGGATGAATTCATCACACGGGAATAA
- a CDS encoding class I SAM-dependent methyltransferase, whose product MNPDPSHSELALPDVVMQTLENGDCIQLLLCKPVEKQVSTLKKVTLRPLVIKEKPHYQFALLRGRQEVHENLPREESFQRIMELWLEHFQEGYLFTQKADYHFRKSKQGNVSMKKHAPTKAEQPEIVTHNRTKQYLIPEGVPCDFLEAIGVMTHAGKVKSVQYRKFRQINRYMEFINEIVPSLSGSGELNIVDFGCGKSYLTFATHYLFTEILKRRVNITGLDLKQSVVTHCQQIADDLKCDGLTFNTGDISRFQFGSKKCDLSISLHACDTATDAAIAAAVLADTDVIMAVPCCQHEIYQQISSVPQAGLLKHGILKEKTASLVTDALRALVLEICGYRTQVIEFIETEHTPKNLLIRAVKRQPRLPMREFRELIHQFRSLKDLYGIDTFYLEQALGERFQKLCQKSGHVMTGIDG is encoded by the coding sequence ATGAATCCAGATCCATCACATTCTGAACTCGCTTTACCTGATGTTGTCATGCAGACTTTGGAAAATGGGGACTGTATCCAGCTGCTGTTATGTAAACCGGTGGAAAAGCAGGTTTCGACATTAAAAAAAGTGACTTTGAGACCTCTGGTTATCAAAGAGAAGCCTCATTATCAGTTTGCCCTTCTGCGGGGCAGACAGGAAGTCCATGAGAATCTGCCTCGCGAGGAGAGTTTTCAGCGTATCATGGAACTCTGGTTGGAGCATTTTCAAGAGGGCTATCTTTTTACGCAAAAGGCTGACTATCATTTTCGCAAATCAAAACAGGGCAATGTTTCGATGAAAAAACATGCCCCGACGAAAGCAGAACAACCGGAAATCGTAACGCACAACCGTACGAAACAATATCTGATACCGGAAGGTGTCCCCTGCGATTTTCTGGAAGCGATTGGTGTGATGACTCACGCCGGAAAGGTGAAATCAGTTCAATATCGCAAATTTCGACAGATAAACCGATACATGGAATTCATTAATGAGATTGTGCCATCACTGTCAGGGAGTGGCGAGCTCAATATCGTTGATTTTGGTTGTGGTAAAAGTTATCTCACGTTTGCCACCCATTACTTATTTACCGAAATCCTGAAGCGCCGAGTCAACATCACTGGACTCGATTTAAAGCAGTCAGTTGTAACTCACTGTCAGCAGATCGCTGATGATTTGAAATGTGATGGTCTGACTTTCAATACCGGAGATATTTCCCGCTTTCAGTTCGGTTCAAAAAAATGTGATCTCTCCATTTCACTGCATGCCTGTGATACTGCCACCGATGCAGCGATTGCGGCAGCTGTACTTGCTGATACGGATGTCATTATGGCTGTTCCCTGCTGTCAGCATGAAATTTATCAACAGATCAGCAGTGTGCCACAGGCAGGTTTACTGAAACATGGGATTCTAAAAGAGAAAACAGCGTCACTGGTGACGGATGCCTTGCGGGCACTGGTACTGGAAATTTGCGGTTATCGCACTCAGGTTATCGAATTCATTGAGACGGAGCATACTCCCAAAAACCTGCTGATTCGCGCTGTCAAAAGACAGCCCCGACTGCCAATGAGGGAATTTCGAGAGTTAATACACCAGTTTCGGTCTTTAAAAGATCTGTATGGAATCGATACATTTTATCTGGAGCAGGCATTGGGGGAACGATTTCAAAAATTGTGCCAGAAGTCTGGACACGTAATGACAGGGATTGATGGATAG